One Glycine soja cultivar W05 chromosome 7, ASM419377v2, whole genome shotgun sequence genomic window, CCTTAGAAATAACTGGCTCTTCTGGCACTGCAGGCTTTGAGTCTAAAGATTCCATGTTGTTTTTCATGTTCGCACCAGAATCTTTGTCTTGATTTTTATATTGAGTATTATCTTCAAGCTCTTTGGGTTCTTCTTGAAAGGCTTGATGTGCATCATACAGACCGGACATAATCTTTTCAATGGCtagcttttcttcttctttagaaTTAGATGTATCAGCAGCTGCAAATACAGGGTTCACTTGTTGGTTGCTTGTCACTGATCCATTGGTCCCACTATCCCCAGAAGGAATCTCACCTGGAGATTTCAGACAAAGTTTCTCGCTCTTTTGTCCACCAATACTATTCACTTCTGATTCATCAAATTTCATAGAACAAGAACTTGAAGCACTAATAGGAGATATATCTTCATGAACTTCCCTGCTGGGGGGAGGTAAAGATACAGGGGACCTGGAATTCCTTGGGTTATTATCCATGTTGTCCTCTgatctctttctcttcctcacATCATCTGCTCCAACTGCAACAGCTTTACCTCCTTGAGGCTTTTCTGTTTGACCATGGCCAGAAGCCCTTGATTTGGAACTCTGTTTATTCTCGGCAGTTACTTTTGATGGGAAGGTAGGTCGCACACCACCAGGAAATATGTAGTTAGGAATGTTACTGCGTTTCACATGGGACACATGGATATCCATTCCAGGTTTCCATAGAGTGTAAACGTTGACAGAATGTTTAAATTCTTCAACAGTTAACCTTATATCAAACTGTTCACCTTCATTCACTGGAACTCCTTGCTTACGCTGCAGACCCATAAAGTAACAGTGGTGAAAAGGTCTAGAATTGTCTGAGAATTCACCAGGATGTGGATGACATTGAAGCATACCATAAGTGTGCCTCTCAATCTAGAAGTTTAAAGGACAACCAAATTAGTTATATATGAATtagaaacataaaaaacttcgtaccccattgcccggaggctcttcgctatgcgaaggtatgggggagggatattgtacgcagccttacccttgcatatgcaaagaggctgtttccggattcgaacccataaccaacaagtcaccaaggcacaactttaccgctgcaccagggctcgccctctaaGTACAAAAAGATTGCATGCAACCTCCTAagtacaaaaagataaaaaaaaaaaaaacaaacaaacaaacaaagaaaatttgacataacaaacaataaaaaatgaattatacaGTGTTATACCTTCAATGTCAACTGCCGGAGACGAGACCCAACCCAGCCTTTCCATTGTCTAAGGTCATCTGCATTCTCTGCTGTTATGTCTATCTGTAGATAATTCTTGTATGATTCAAAAAAGGGATAAGGCTCAAAAAGGGTATCCCAATCAGCCTTGCTAGCCTCCATAGCCTACaaataccaaaaacaaaaaattgaagcaAACCAAATATCATAGTaagaaatacaaaatacaacaattaaaaatttatcattaacaagaatcaaagccaaaaacatatcAAAATTCCTATGGGAAATAGTTGCTTCCCATATGACGTCATGCAATCCATTTATGAAAACTTTAACCAACCAACATCCAAGCCTTATCTCATCTAACAAtcactcattttataaaaacttcAATACTCGTAAAAGTATTTCATTTTGGTAGAAATGTAAACCCATCTATTTACATATAAGAACCAAAGCATCCTGTCATGGAACACACAAAAATCAGAGGAAGAACACAAGTGCATTATGACAAGTTACTATTAGGAAATTATCATTTTGTCAAAAACGAGGCAAACTTGCTAAACAAATTAACCTAAGATATTTAGTATAACTTCAATATACTGCCCCACTGCCAAATCATCTGAACATGGGAAATCTAACTTGAAGGCCCCATGTCAAACCATGTTGGGACAATGGTGTGGTGCCTTACAGTTAATGGGATAAAAATAGTAAAGGACAACCTTgaccaaaaaatatttcaattttcaaacttcATATACACCAAACTAGACAACTTGATTGAGATTTTCCAGAATTTTCcaaaatgaaaacatttttaaatcatCAAATCATACCTCACATATTTCACTTCCCCTCCGAAACTCATCTGACATAACACGCAATGTACTTGATGTCACATTGTAAGTGGAGTTCATGCAGGGATAAACAGGAGTAATTATAGGCATTAGATGATATCTATCCTTGGGATTTCTTCTAGGATCCCAAACTGGTAGTCCAAGAGATCCTTCTTCAATAGCACAAAGCATGACTGGATTAGGCCATCGCCATTGAGTATATACCCTGAAGAATCGAGACACTAACATATCAGGAAGTGCATTAGGATATAACTGGCATATTCGAGCAACAAGCAATGCCAGGTTTATACCACCAAGAAAACCTGCAACCTGCCCAAGAAACAGCAATAGATGAATTAGGAAAATCAGAAGAACATATCAAGTAATAGAGAACAAATTCAGAATAGTGAATAAGCCATCCCATGCAGATATGTCATACATTTGAATAAACACCACGACGCTTGGCCCAAAACCTCATGCATCTCAATGTCGTGCGAAAGGTCTGCACTTCAGAAACAGAATACAATCAATGATAAGAATGTCATAGAAAAGCTGAACACAACAATCTATGGAAGTATAAACTTTATATACATCACCTGAATATTTGGAACCAATCGCAGGACCTGGTCAGTTACTCTACAACCATTAAGACTAAGAACAGTTTGTTCGTCAACACTTTGTAATATTGATTCCTGTGATATATCTAAATCCTGCACAAAAAATCCAGCATTACTAAATGGTAAACAAAAGTTAAGATACAGTTCACACTTTAGATTCATAAAGCCTGAACAAAACACATGGGGCAAAGGAGATGAATACACAACTGTAGAAGTTTCATTTACAAAGGAAACTAAGGGGCTGTTTGGTTTCAGAAAACCTTTTCTGTTTCCTGTTTTTAAGAGGTTGCATAAGACATACCAAAAACagaaagcaataaaaaaaaaattgatttcactGTTTCCTGTACAAACTTTTCAGAACAGGAAACAAAGTAAAAACAAGGTgactatttttgtaattaaagtgaaaaaaattgttttttcaaaGTAAATAGACCCTAAGGATCTATATGTTTCCTGTTTATGAAAACtgctttctatttttaaaaacaaaagtgaacaaaaaaattgatgagTAGTTTTTGAAAACTATTCTCAAAACTAATATCTCAGTTTTTAAGATTAACAAATCATAACATCTCAAGTTGTTTTGGTTTTTTACTGAGTTTTCTATCACTCATGTTGCTCCTTGTCCTTGCAACCTCACATCTACTTCCCctacttctctctaaaaattagattttaaaaaaactgttttataaaatagtttttacacactaaaaaacataaacacaATCAGCAGACCCACCCTAAATGTTCTATGATTGAGTCAAAAACTGCTTCTCTAATACCAATGAAAAACCTACTAATCTTTAACCCAGTAACAGTTCAGGGAGCATAATAGGATGGCTATCAACATGTCATTTAAAACTCCAAGCATCTCTCATATAATATCTTCAAATCAGAATGCTGTCAAATTGTCTAAAAAACCATATATCCACAACTACAGGAAAGGAGATATGGAGAGAGGACATTTTTAACAGGAACTAAAGGAACAAGAATTGTATCTAAAACAAAGTTATTTGTTTTTGCATAAAATACAAATCGCTTACTTCAGGAATAACCCACAACGCTAATCTTGCATACAGGAGATCAACAGAAACTCCATTAAACTTGAATTTCATCACAGGGACATGAGCATCAGGCACAGGGTGCAATTCTGTTACTTCTTGCATCTCAGATAGCATCTTCTGTAGCCCACCAAAGAAATCTTCCTGAGGCACATTCAATAACAACTTTGGCTGATAGGACTATAGGAGATATGACCTGAAAacccatatttaaaaaataaaatggcaaGAATTACCATACATCTCTGGATGCATGTCTAGGTCCCACACAAAGAGTATCTATATCAGCTCCAGGGCCATGCACCTACAAGATTTGGAGtgaaaaattcagtaaaacaaTAAACACAATGGAAAAATATGGTAATATATATTGGATTGCATAACCATTGATCTCAGTTTTGGTCCTAATTTCATATGGTTCCATTATGAAGGTTTCAGAAACAGATGAAAATAGATCAATGGAACTGTGCAAAAGTGCCTGTTTTCTGGTTTTGGCATCTTTGGCTGGAGTTACTGCTAgagacttaaataaaatttcagcAATTATATCTCCTGAGTGACAGATTCTTGTTTTTGCTTCATGTTGACAGCTGTATGTCtatattaagaattaattaGACAGCTGGATGTTTATTTTTGGAATTAATTTTCTAGAAGATTGAATAATTAGGATCAAGATCAGATTATTCCGATTTGATCTGATTTGATTATCATTTTGGGTCAGAATCAAATCTCTCTTATTTAATCTGatccttttttatttactttccttTATGCATTTATTATGTAATTGGCAGCCTTGCCTATATATGTAAATCTTTCGGCTCTGATCTTGTGGTATCCAGCCATGGAAAAAAACGCTGCGACTGGAGAAAATTCCTCCACCACTTCTACGAATTCTGGTGGTAATGAAACTGTATCATCCCCTATCATATCTGATTCTCTGTCCATGGGTACCAATTTACAGCTTGTGATTCAAAAGCTGAATGGTAAAAATTATGTTGAATGGGCTCAATCCGTGAAACTGGTCCTTGATGGCAAGGGAAAGTTGGGCTACCTGACACGAGACACCTCTCAACCAAGAGTAACCGACCCCTCTCTCCCAAGATGGAAGTcagaaaattcactaatcatcaCATGGCTGATCAACTCAATGGACTCTTCCATTGGGAAGCCATACTTATTCCTCCCAACTGCGAAAGATGTGTGGGAGGCTGTCCGCAATTGCTATTCTGATCTAGAAAACTCTTCTCAGATTTATGAACTTAAGACTCAGCTGTGGCAGTCCAAACAAGGAGACAAGGATGTCACGACCTTTTACAATCTCATGGTTACTCTCTAGCAGGAGCTAGACCAGTGCTATGAGAATGATTGGGAAAATCCCAATGATGCAACCAGGTtcaagaagagagaagagaatgatAGAGTTTACATGTTTTTAACAGGCTTAAACCAAGAACTGAATGAAATTTTGGGCAGAAAATCACTGCCGTCAATGCGAGAAGTGTTCTCTAAAGTTAGGATAGGAGGGAGGAATCCAAGAGGAAAATCATGTTGTGAAACTCTGATAGTACAAGGATGCAAGAAGCTGAAAGTTCAACCCTGGTTGCAAGGGGACACGAAccagaaggagaaaaaaagaagcgACCTTGGTGTGATCATTGTAGAAGACCATGGCACACTAAGGAAACCTGCTGGAAACTCCATGGAAAACCACCCAACTCAAAAAAGAAACCAACTAGAGAGGGTCGGGCTTTCCAAACCTCAAATGCTGAAAATGTGGAGCAAAAAGGCAACTCCAAGTCATCTCCGTTCACTAAGGAACAACTAGAGCACCTATATAAACTCTTTACCACAAAAATGTCAGTGACTCCATCCTCTCCTTTGGCTCAAAAAGGTATCTCTTTCTCTGCTGCTCTCCTTAGTTCCAAACCTAATTCCAAAGCTCCATGGATCATCGATTCTGGAGCCTCTGACCATATGACAAACTATTCAAAATTGTTTTGCACATATAGTCCTTGTGCAGGTCACAAAAAGGTCAAAATAGTTGATGGTACCTTTTCTAATATAGCCGGTGTTGGTTCTATTCTTGTATCTAAAACTTTAACCCTTCACAATGTCCTTCATGTTCCAAATTTATCATGTAATTTGTTGTCTATAAGTAAATTAACACAGGACTTAAATTGTTTGGCTATTTTTGATTCCTCTACATGTAAATTTCAGGAGTTGAGTTCGGGGAGGATGATTGGCAGTTCTAAAGAGGTTGATGGTCTCTATCTCTTTGAAGATGAGTCTGGTCCTAAGGAGAAACTCCAGAAAAATTGTCTCAATTCAATTCTGATTTATGAAGATGAAGAAATAATGCTATGGCATTATCGGCTAGGTCACcccaattttttgtatttgaagCATTTATTTCCTGacctctttaaaaataaaaatccaaatttgttttcttgtgaAATTTGTCAATTTGCAAAACATCATCGTTCCTCTTATTCCCCTAAGGATTATAAACAATCTAGTCCATTCACCTTAATTCATAGTGACGTTTGGAGACCTTGTCGGGACCCTACaccaaatgaaaaaagatgGTTTATACCTTCATAGATGATCATACTCGGATAACACGGGTTTACTTGATGAAAACAAAATCTGAGGTTGAAAgcatattcaaaacttttttttcaaatgatacaaacacaatttcaagtgaaaataaaagttttccGTAGTGACAATGGAAGGGAATATTTTAACAAGCACTTAAGCAAGTTCTTTCTTGAAAATGGCATAATTCATCAAAGCTCTTGTGTTGACactccacaacaaaatggagtggCTGAACGGAAAAATAGACACCTTCTTGAAGTAGCTAGGGCATTATCGTTTCAAAATAAGGCACCAAAATATCTTTGGGGTGAAGCAGTTCTCACTGGAACATATTTGATAAATAGAATGCCTAGCAAAATCTTGAATTTCAGAACTATATTAGATGTTTTCACAAGTGCTTTTCCAAATAACAGGCTCTCGTGTACTCTACCTCTTAAAATATTTGGGTGCATTGTTTTTGTACATATTCATGAACCAAACCAAGGGAAAATTGAGCCTAGagcaaaaaaatgtgtttttgttgACTATGCTCCCAACCAAAAGGGATACAAATGTTTTGATCCCACTTCCAAGAAAACCTTTGTTACTATGAATGTTACCTTTTTTTAGTGATCGTCTTCAGGGGGGGAGACAAGAGGAAGATGTTCAATAttttcaaacacaaaatttagatTTCTCACAGTTTggattttttggaaaatttagAAGAGGCAGACATTGGAAAAGCAAAAAATTTGGGTGAATCAAACCAGTCAAGTCAAGACAGCTATGAAAATGATATTTCAGAAACTGTATTGTCAAAACCAGAAGTTGAAAATGAGACAATTAGAGTTGGTAACAAAGGTATTCAACTCTTTGACCGTGTTTACTTAAGGAAAAAAAGACCTCAAAGAATAGAACCAAATGATTCTCGAAACTGCCAGTCATCTGAGGATCCATCAGGTAAGAATCTTTCTAGTTTTGTTCAACCCATTCAAAATACTATGGAATCTGAATCTGTTCTTACTGTTCCTGACCTTGTTGAACCTATTTTTGACAATTCTGACCTTCCTATTGCTGTTAGAAAAGGTGTAAGGTCCTGTACAAAACATcctatttctaattttatatcttTGAAAAATTGTCTCCTACCTTTAGAGCTTTTACTTGTGAAGTGACAAAAATAGAAATACCAAGAGATATACAAGAAGCTCTAAGGGTTCCTAAGTGGAAGGAAGCTGTCTTGGAGGAGATGAGAGCTCTAGAAAAAATCAGACTTGGAAAGTGGTGGACCTACCAAGAGGAAAAACAACCGTGGGATGCAAATGGGTGTTTACTATCAAGTATAACGCAGATGGGTCTATTGAGAGGTACAAGGCCAGGCTAGTTGCCAAAGGCTTCACCCAAACCTATGGTATTGATTACTCAGAAACTTTTGCTCCTGTTGCAAAACTTAACACCATTAGAGTCCTCTTATCATTGGCTGCAAATTTAGATTGGCCATTACAGCAACTTGACATAAAGAATGTCTTTTTAAATGGGGACTTAGAGGAGGAAGTCTACATGGACTCACCTCCTGGTTTTGAATCTCAGTTCAATCAAAAGATTTGCAAGCTTCAAAAGTCTCTCTATGGCTTGAAACAGTCGCCTAGAGCATGGTTTGAGAGATTTGTCCAGCTTATTAAGAAGCTGGGATATTCTCAGTGTCAGAGTGATCACACCATGTTTGTGAAACACTCTTCTGAAGGAAAGATGGTTGTACTAATTGTCTACGTGGATGATATTGTAATTACCAGGGATGATtatatagaaataaataatttgaaggcATCTCTTGCGGGTGAATTTGAGATTAAAGACCTTGGatccctaaaatattttttgggaatGGAGGTTGCAAGATCAAAAAAGGGGATTGTGGTGTCTCAACAGAAGTATATTCTGGACCTACTCAGAGAAACTGGGATGATGGGTTGTAGGCCAACAAATACTCCAATAGACCCCAACCAGAAACTTCGGAGTGAAGGCAAAGGAGACCCTGTAGACACAACCCAATATCAGAGATTAGTGAGGAGGTTAATTTATCTATCCCATACCCGTCCAGATATAACCTTTGCAATCAGTTTAGTGAGCCGATTCATGCAATCACCACACGAAGAACATTTGGAGGTTGTCCACCGAATTTTAAGGTATCTTAAAAGTACTCCAGGCAGAggattgtttttcaaaaaaactggACAGCAAGCTATTGAAGTATTCACAGATGCAGACTGGGCAAGATCTATTACTAATCGGAAATCAACATCCGGTTACTGCACATTTGTTTGGGGAAACTTGGTTACTTGGAGGGGCAAAAAACTAGATGTTGTGGCCAGGAGCAGTGCCGAGGCTGAGAATAGGGCAATGGCCCAAGGTGTTTGTGAGATTTTATGGCTTAAAAGGATTCTAGAAGAATTGCAGCTTCCTATGACTCTTCCAATGAAATTGTATTTTGATAACAAGGCTGCAATCAGTATCTCCCAGAACCCTGTTCAACATGACCGAACCAAGCATGTTGAAATTGATAGACATTTCATAAAGGAGAAGGTGGACACCGGCCTaatttgcatgccttttgttccTTCTTCACAGCAAGTTGCTGACATTCTTACAAAAAGGATTGTTTAGGCCCAACTTTGAGTTTCTTGTAAGCAAGTTGGACATGTTGGACATCTATGCACCAACTTGAGGGGGATGTTGACAGTTGTATGTCtatattaagaattaattaGACAGCTGGATGTTTATTTTTGGAATTAATTTTCTATAAGATTGAATAATTAGAATCAAGATTAGATTATTCCGATTTGATctgatttgattattattttgggTCAAAATCAAATCTCTCTGATTTGATCTGATccctttttatttactttccttTCTTCATTTATTATGTAATTGGCAGCCTTGCCTATATATGTAAATCTTTTATTCCTGAATAACATACAAGAATTATTCTTCCTCTCCTATTGTTTTTCTCCCCAGCAGTCCCTAAAATCACATTCATCATAGGTCAAAGCTAGTGGTTTCTCTCAAAAGTTTCTATACAACATATAATGATTGTGAAATATATAAAGGGCTAATGAATgtatcatttttctttaattcacaATCCCAAAGCATTTGTAACAATAACAAAACAAGATAGGCAGGTCATCCCAACAAACTAAAACCCAATACTGAAATAAAACAGTCTCCACTATTCAGGAAAAGGATACCATAACAAAGCCAACAATTCATGCACTTATTCTCTGGCCAAACTACAAacctaaaatatatcaaaaatatCAACCATATAGTGTcacataaattacataaaatccTCAACCGCATATCACCAAGTTCATATAGCATGATTTGATTACATTACACAACTGCAtatgtttgaaaaaaatctACTATTTTGAACATTACGAGGTTTTATCAGATGTAAACACAGAAAAGAAGATATCATTAAAGAAGTAACACGCCATATGAAGACAATGCTATCCTAACTCTCCATGATACATGCTTTCTCCAGTAGGCGGTTATATGCTTggatacaataaaaatatgcaGGGCAAACTTAAAGTTTGTACATGCACAAATGAGAAAGATTGGAAGATAAGAATAGCCCCATACCCCTAACCGATAAGAGCCGGAGGTGAAAATCTTGGCGTTTGCTTCATGCACCAGTTGTTCATTGAACCCCTTTGCCCGGCTGATGTTCTTAACCCAAATCTTCACAATCTAATTCATATCACAGCAGCAcagtcaaaacaaaaatattcataagGATGTATACTACAATtccaagtattttattttttggtggaCAAAAGTTTAGGGTGATGGGAGGCTCTCCCGGTCCTAGGACTACATTTCCAAGGCGTTATGAAGCGAAATTGCATTAAACATAAACAAATTCTACCTGGTCCAGCCTGCCAAGCACTTCCTCCCTTACTACAGCCTCCTCCTGACTCTCGTACAATCCAACACCTTGCAAGTACTGAACACCCAGATTCCAGAATCAGCATAAAGTAACACTTGAAAAAGCTCCAAATTATACATATATGAATTCACAATTAAGTAGAAACAGAACCTTCTCAAGTTCAA contains:
- the LOC114418650 gene encoding nuclear poly(A) polymerase 1-like isoform X2 — encoded protein: MGIPGLSNQNSGQQRLGITEPISLAGPTDDDAIKTLELEKYLQGVGLYESQEEAVVREEVLGRLDQIVKIWVKNISRAKGFNEQLVHEANAKIFTSGSYRLGVHGPGADIDTLCVGPRHASRDEDFFGGLQKMLSEMQEVTELHPVPDAHVPVMKFKFNGVSVDLLYARLALWVIPEDLDISQESILQSVDEQTVLSLNGCRVTDQVLRLVPNIQTFRTTLRCMRFWAKRRGVYSNVAGFLGGINLALLVARICQLYPNALPDMLVSRFFRVYTQWRWPNPVMLCAIEEGSLGLPVWDPRRNPKDRYHLMPIITPVYPCMNSTYNVTSSTLRVMSDEFRRGSEICEAMEASKADWDTLFEPYPFFESYKNYLQIDITAENADDLRQWKGWVGSRLRQLTLKIERHTYGMLQCHPHPGEFSDNSRPFHHCYFMGLQRKQGVPVNEGEQFDIRLTVEEFKHSVNVYTLWKPGMDIHVSHVKRSNIPNYIFPGGVRPTFPSKVTAENKQSSKSRASGHGQTEKPQGGKAVAVGADDVRKRKRSEDNMDNNPRNSRSPVSLPPPSREVHEDISPISASSSCSMKFDESEVNSIGGQKSEKLCLKSPGEIPSGDSGTNGSVTSNQQVNPVFAAADTSNSKEEEKLAIEKIMSGLYDAHQAFQEEPKELEDNTQYKNQDKDSGANMKNNMESLDSKPAVPEEPVISKEITCSTHLCSNESLEELEPLYIVDIRLP
- the LOC114418650 gene encoding nuclear poly(A) polymerase 1-like isoform X1, encoding MGIPGLSNQNSGQQRLGITEPISLAGPTDDDAIKTLELEKYLQGVGLYESQEEAVVREEVLGRLDQIVKIWVKNISRAKGFNEQLVHEANAKIFTSGSYRLGVHGPGADIDTLCVGPRHASRDEDFFGGLQKMLSEMQEVTELHPVPDAHVPVMKFKFNGVSVDLLYARLALWVIPEDLDISQESILQSVDEQTVLSLNGCRVTDQVLRLVPNIQTFRTTLRCMRFWAKRRGVYSNVAGFLGGINLALLVARICQLYPNALPDMLVSRFFRVYTQWRWPNPVMLCAIEEGSLGLPVWDPRRNPKDRYHLMPIITPVYPCMNSTYNVTSSTLRVMSDEFRRGSEICEAMEASKADWDTLFEPYPFFESYKNYLQIDITAENADDLRQWKGWVGSRLRQLTLKIERHTYGMLQCHPHPGEFSDNSRPFHHCYFMGLQRKQGVPVNEGEQFDIRLTVEEFKHSVNVYTLWKPGMDIHVSHVKRSNIPNYIFPGGVRPTFPSKVTAENKQSSKSRASGHGQTEKPQGGKAVAVGADDVRKRKRSEDNMDNNPRNSRSPVSLPPPSREVHEDISPISASSSCSMKFDESEVNSIGGQKSEKLCLKSPGEIPSGDSGTNGSVTSNQQVNPVFAAADTSNSKEEEKLAIEKIMSGLYDAHQAFQEEPKELEDNTQYKNQDKDSGANMKNNMESLDSKPAVPEEPVISKEITCSTHLCSNESLEELEPAELTAPLLSGPPAPVPMKKPLIRLNFTSLGKAADKSV